Part of the Brevibacillus brevis genome is shown below.
GAATGGATTGCTGAAAAATACCTCGCACATTCCATCTTCACGCCAGAAGACCTTGATATTCACCGGATTGCAAACATTTATGGGGGTGAAATATCCTATCTCCCGACAAAATCTCATGCCCGTTGGATTGACGATGGCTCTAATGATTTTATGATCATTCTCGACTCTCGTTTGGACGAGCCATCTGCTCAGAGCGAATTTTTTCATGAACTTTGTCACCCGCTCCGCCACGTCGGTGATCAACAAATGCTCCCCAAGGCGTTCCGGGACTTGCAGAAAACGCAAGCATCGCAGTTTCAGTTATACGCCGCTATTCCCTTCTTTATGGTGCTGGAACTGGATTTGCCAACATACGAGAAAGATGTCCCCATGTACTGGGCTCACGAATTTCGGGTTCCGCTTGACCTCGCAACACGTCGATTCAAACAGATCAAAAATCGAATCAGCCAGGAAGAATACAGTCAGAGGATTGCTACCTATCTTCAGAGTCAGTACAGCAAAGCAAATCCCACAAACTGGTCAGACGAAACAAAAGGCTCTTTCTGACTGCAATAAAAAGAAAATTTCAAAAAGGACAAGGAGTTGTAATACGATGAAAATTGCAGTTTTTTACGATTATTTCGAGGGGGAGATGGCCCCGCTCTGGTACGTCATCAATTTTCGGAAGGGGGAACTTGATTGGAACAAAGATATAGCCTATATCCCCATAGCTGCTCCCTTCCAACGACAGGGAGCGGAAGATTTCTCGTCGGACAGCATGGGGATAACGGTGACGCTTGCAGATCTGACCGTGAGCGAAGATAAACCAGGGAAGTTCGGGATTCGGCTTGACCCTCTCCGTAGGCGCGCAACGGAAAACATGCAAGATTATTGGGATGCCGAGTTTCTTATGCTGCAGGTGGCAGACCTCGAAGAGCTCCTGCAGATGAATCCATGGAGGTGAACCAAACATGGCAAGCATTGAAAAACGCGGCGCTAATTCTTGGCGTTTAACCGTTGAATTGGGGTATGGACCTAATGGAGAACGGTTGCGCGAAAGAAAAGTCATCAAGGTTGAAGATCCAGCGTTATTGAAAACAACGAAGAAGCTCAGAGAATATCTGGAAAGTGAGTGGCTTAAATTCAAGATGGAGGTTGAGGCCGGTGAGTATATTTCCCCCGAAAAGATGACATTGGCTGGGTTTGTTGACGAATGGAGAGAAAAGTATGCCAAACGAGAACTAAGTGCTAAAACATTAGAGAACTATCTGATCCAAATTAATAACCGGATTATTCCTGAATTCGGCCACATGCGTCTCGATCAGATCAAACCTCTCCACATCGTCACCTTTATAAAAAAACTTGAAGAAGAAGGCTCCCGGAAAGACGGCAAGGAGGGAAAGTTATCGTCTGGGATGATCGAATATATCCACCGCGTCTTGAAAAATATATTTAACCGTGCTGTTGAGTGGAAGGTAATTAAAACAAGCCCAATGGACGGGATAAAGAAGCCGAAAGTTGAACAGGCCGAAATGAGCGTATATGACGAAGCTGAAGCTCACCAACTGTTCTTGGCATTGGAACGTGAAAAGCTGATGTGGAGAGTCATGATTGCCTTGGCACTGACAACTGGCCTGAGAAGAGGAGAACTGCTTGGATTGGAGTGGAAAAATGTTGACCTGGAGGCCGGTACCATTGATGTCCGCCAATCGCTTACTTACGTGAAGGGGATCGGCTACGTTGTAAAGGAACCAAAGACAAAAAATTCGGTCCGGATCGTGTCCATTCCCCCAAGTTTATATCATGATCTGAAGGCGTTGAAAGTTCAGACTAGCAAGAAACGGATGCAATCAGAGGAACTATGGGAAGGTGGCGATCGATTCTTCGTCTTTTCCTCCTGGAACGGAAAACCACTTTACCCTTCCAGCGTAAAGACTTGGTGGTCACGTTTTACGAAGCGGCACAAGCTGAAGTACATCCGTTTTCACGATTTGCGACATACTTCGGCCACTCTTCTTATTAACAAAGGTGTCCATGCCAAGATCATTTCAGAACGTCTCGGACATGCTAACATCCTTACGACCATGAACATTTATGGTCACGCTTTACGATCTGCTGACCAGGAGGCTGCTAAACATTTTGAATCTCTCTTCGACAGTCAGCCGAAAAGTAAAAAGGCCTGATGGTCACAACGGCCAAAAAATTCGTCCCCAGCCCGTCCCCAATTATGAGTTTTGACGCCTGTATTAGTCTTTTTCAGGCGGTTATTACAACAAAAAAAGCCTTGATTTTCAAGGCTTTTGGCGTTTCTGTTATGGTGATCCGGACTGGGTTCGAACCAGCGACCCCCACCCTGTCAAGATGGTGCTCTCCCAACTGAGCTACCGGATCATGGGATATGTTGTGATCGTCAAACAGCTATGTACTCGTTTCATGGTGGGCCCTGTAGGACTCGAACCTACGACCAATCGGTTATGAGCCGACCGCTCTGACCAACTGAGCTAAGGGCCCCAATCGCACCGGACGTCGATCACATTTATTACTATACAGCATACGAAAACGAAATTCAAGAGGAAAAATATAATTTCTAGTAATTTTTTCACTCCCACCAAAAGACCTTCACTAAGACAGGTCCGAAGACATTCCTCCGCCCTCAATTTCCCAGTAAAAGTCAATACCGGGTGAAGATAAAGAACTCAAGATCAAATCAATATCTGGTTAGGTTAAAGACCCTTAGGTCGAATCAATACACGAGTAGGAAAAAAAGCTCTACTTCAAAACAGCCCCCGGGGAAGAAGCACATCTAGATCTAGATCAAAATCTAGATCAAAGAAATACAGCCGATAAAACCAATGACCGAAACACAGCATGCAACAGACATACATCTGAAATTACTCTAGCCGCGAAGTGACTTTAGCTTCGAAACTGATCACCCGTGAGGAGCGTAAAATGGCGCGTAAAACGGAGCTTAAATGGGGCGTAAAAGGGGCCTAAGCAGTAAGAATGTAACAAATGCCTGTATTTCCCCAGTTCCATTATAACCTATTACCCCATATCCCAACCAAACAAAAGACGAAAGGATCCCTCCCCCACTCCTTACTCCATCCCCCAACGCAAAAAGCCACCTCCCCAGGCTTCCCCAACATTACGGCACTCCAAGTACGCAAAGGTTCCACACACTTGCCTGGGCCTGCCGTAATCCCTCCCCCCAGGGAGAATGGCTTTATTCATCCCGAATGGATCGACCTTTCTTACTCAGGTAATAAACAAAATTCAGGCAACAACCAAAGAAAACGGTTTTACGAAAGACTTACTTTCTCGCTATCTGAAAGAATATTTCTGCCCAACCCAACCAATTACCCAGCCTGCCCCGCCTTCTTGTCATCCTGCCCCTCAATCCGCAGTTCGGCTGCCGGCTGCTGCCCCAAGGCTTCCTGCCTCGCCAGCTCGGCCTCCTGCTCGTCCCGCATCCGGTGGGCCATCCGGCTGGACGCATTGGCCGCGACGCTTGCCACGAGGTCATCCAGGAACGTATGCACGCGTCCACCAGCTGTTTTCGTATCCAGGCGTTTGATGACGCCCACCTTGTGTTTATCCAAATGCCCGAAGGTCGTCACCGCGATGCTCCCATACCCGAAAACGGAGCCGAGCGCCAGTGTTTCGTCGCAGCCGAACAGCCCTTCGTCCGAAGCGATGATCGACTGGAGCGGTTCGGACAGAAGGCCCTTCTCCGCCAGCGTATCCAGCTCGATCCCGACCAGAATGGCATGCTGCATTTCGCGTTTTTCCAAGACGGCCTTTACGCTCTCGATACATGGCGCCATGGTCAGGTCGGGATGGTAGGGCGACTGCATGAGGTACACGATCTCGGCAATGTCTTCCACTGTGACGCCCCGCTCCGCCAGGCGCGAGAGGGCGGCGTTTCTGACTTCGATGCTGTGCACTTGCTTCTTCATAAGAGACAACCCCTTCCGCAAATCGAGTGAAGTCGTTTCCTACCATAGTATCATACGGTGACAAAATTGCGACAATTTTTCACCGACAGTGGAAAAGCTTGAGGCGCTGCAAGTGCGTTCTTCCGTTTTTAAACCCCCGCCGCTCCTGTATAATATTCACCAGAACATCCTGAAGGAGGACAAACCTGTGGCTCTTGAGGAAATCGTCTTGGACAGCCGGCATCTGGGAACGCCGGAAAAGCTGATCGTCTACACCCCGGAGCGCTATTCTCCGCTCTACTCGTACCCCGTCCTCTACGTGCAGGATGGCGATGACTATCTGGCGATGGGCCGGATGGCTACCCTATTGGACCGGATGATCCGGGAGAAGGAACTGCCCGACGTGCTGGCCGTCTTTATTCCCGTGGACAAAAGCAAACGGCAAGCGCGGTACCATCCCGATGGACGGGAGCATCTGGCGTACCGGCGTTTTCTGGCGGAGGAAGTCGTCGGCTATGTCGATACGCACTATTCGACGGAGACGCTGGGCAATGCGCGGGCGCTCATCGGGGAGTCGCTCGGGGGCGTCGTTTCCCTGTTTACCGCTTTGGCGTACCCGCATACGTTTGGACAGGTCGCCTGCCAGTCCATTGCGATGGACGCCGAGCTGAACCGCCGTGTCGCCGAGACGGACTTTACCGTTCCGCTCACCGTCTACCTGGAGATCGGGACAGAAGAGACGGCTGTCTCCTCCGCACGCGGCACACTTGACCTCGTCGCGGCCAACGAGGAGCTGCGCGACATTTTGCGCACGAAAATGGCCACCCTCGTCTATGAGACCTTTGAGGGTGACCATACGTGGGGCCATTGGCAAGCCAACCTGCCGCGTATGCTGCGGTCGCTGTTTGGGTAAACTTACCGTGGCTGTTCTTCTTGCGGGCCTTCGTCCTTCACTGGCGTCACCAGTGCCTCTTCAAACTCCACTTTGCGGATGGCGGAGAGGATGGTGAACGTCAGCACGGACAGCAAGAGCAGGACAAGAAAAATGAAAGTGATCATCATGGCCATATACATGCTGTGCGGCACCTCCTTGCACTACACAGTGTTTCCTGCCGCAGGAGGAATATACGGACACGCGCTTAACATTACACAAATGAAGAATTTTCTGTTAAAATAGCAGAATAACCAGAGAAAGATGCTTGCTAGATAGTGAAGGAGGAGTGGTTCTTATGATGTACAGTATCGTCGTATTCCCGTCCAGCAAGGTGCAAGAAGTAGCCAACTCTTACCGGAAGCGTTACGACCCGGCTTATGCTTTGATCCCGCCGTACATCCGCTTGAAAGAGGGCTTCGAACTGGATGAGACCCAATTGCCGCAGCTGGTCAGTCACCTGGAGCAAGTCGCCTCCTCTACCGATAGCTTTACGGCCCAGTTCCATCGGGTATCTACCTTCCATCCGACTACCAACGTCATCTACTTGGCCATTCAAAATAAAGAACCGTTTACCGAGCTGCACCAAAAGATCATCAACCAATGTGTGTCCGAGAAAGAAACGTACGCGTACGTCCCTCACCTGACCATCGGGCGCGACCTGTCTGACGACGAGCTACGCGATGTGACCGGACAGCTCAGCATGGCGAAGATCGACCTGACCTCGGAGATCGACCGCTTCCACCTGATTTATCAGCTGGAGGACGGGATCTGGAGCGTCTACCAGACTTTCCTGCTCAAAAAGTAAGCGCCCGCTCGATCGCTGCGGCTACGATTCGCACCTGCAGATCGATCCCTGTTTGGCAGCGCCGCGAAGCACTCCGGGACTGGCGCATGTTCCAAACTTATACCGCAACACCCCGACCCTCCCTGACCTCTTTTAGGCAGGGAGGGATCTTTTGCTCATATAAAGGACGTGTCATTCCATGAACAAAACCTATCTGATCCAACCAGTCCACTCGGAAAAGGAAATGGCGGACGCCCTCTCCGTGCGCAGAGTCGTCTTCATCGAGGAGCAGGAAGTGCCGGAGGATCTGGAGATCGACGAGCATGACGCCGTAGACAGCGGCACGATTCACTTCGTCGCCTACGACGGAGATAAGCCGGTCGGTGCCAGCCGTCTGCGCCCGTATGCACCAGGCGTGGGCAAAGTCGAGCGCGTAGCCGTCACGCAGACGGAGCGCGGCAGCGGCCTGGGCCGTCTCATCATGCAGGCGATGGAGCAAACGGCGCGGGAGCAGCAGTACCAAACCTTGAAGCTGAATGCTCAGACGCACGCCCAGCGCTTCTACGAAAAACTCGGCTACCAGCCGCACGGCGACGTATTCGACGAGGCGGGGATCGAGCATATCGCCATGGTGAAGCAGCTGTAGGAGCCTATTGATAAAGAAGCCGGTCGAAACGCTTTTTGCCCAAGTGTTTCGACCGGCTTCTTTCTGTGAAAGGGGAAATCTTACTTCCTCCCCGCTTTCCTTTCCTCCGCAATCTCCCGCAGTCTCTCCACGGCCTCCAGCGGGGCGGTATGCGAGCCCAGCATGGCGTGAAACGGCTCTTCTCCGCGCCATCCGTGGAAATCGGAGCCGCCCGTCATGACGAGGTCGTGCTCGTTCGCCCAGGCGGTATAGCGCTCGCGCTGCCCGGCATCGTTGTCCGGATGGTAGACCTCGATGCCGTCCAGGCCGAATGCGATCAGCTCCTGCACCAGCTCATCGTCGTCGTACAGTCCGGGATGGGCCAGGACAGCTGCTCCGCCCGCCTCCTTGATCAAGGTGATGGCTTCCTGCGGCGCGATCCGCGGCGGGTTGACGTAGGCCGCGCCCCCCTTGCCCAAGTATTTGGCAAACGCCTCGTCAATCGACGAAACGACCCCCAGCTCGATCAGCTCTTCGGCGATGTGGGGCCGCCCGATGTTTTTGTCCGTCCCTTGCTTGCGGCGGTATACATTCTCCAGCGTGATCGGGATGCCGAGCTCCTGAAGACGGGCGATCAAGAGCTGGTTGCGCTGGTGTCTCGTTTCCCGCAGGCCGACCAGCTTCTCCTGGAAAGCCGCGTCCTCGTACGGCACGAAATAGCCAAGCACGTGAATATCCTGCCCGCGCCCGACCGAGCTGACTTCGACCCCGGGAATCACCTCCACCCCCGATCCGGCTGCCGCTTCCATCGCTGCCGCTACGCCTCCGACCGTGTCGTGATCCGTGATCGCGACGGCAATGAGCCCCGCCTCTTTGGCCAGGCGTACGTTTTCGGCCGGATCGCAGGTGCCGTCGGACGCTTTCGTATGGGTATGCAAATCTGCCTGCTTCTTCATACAGGTCCACTCCTTCTTTTCTTTTTCCGCGAGTCTGAATCCGGATCGCCCTACATAGGATGATACCAAACCCGATTTCCCAAAGGTTGAGCCGAGGAGGATGTCCATGCGGTTAAAAAACAAAACCCTGACCGGTGTCGTGCAGCCGCTCTCCTACGTAGACAAGATGCTCCGACTGCAGGGCTTTCAACGATCAGGAGGGGACGCCACGCCCACCTATGATGTCGTCATCTACGACTCCGCCAGCAGCAGCACGTACTTTTTGCGCATTCCCACGAACTTCACCCATGCGACGACCGGGAAAGGCGAGCTTACCGTCAAGCTGGGGCATCCCTATCTGGAAGCGAAGTTCTACATGAACACCGCATCCGACGAAGTCTTTTTCATCCCGAAAGCCGTCCGCGAAGCCGCCGAGCACAAGCTGGCGGAAATCGCCGACTACCTTTCCTCACCCTCCGCACCATCCTGATTCTTACGCTTTCTTCCACAACCATTTGTTTTGATTGAACCGATAGACGACTCGTTGCTCTTTCAAAAGTCCTGCGAGGTATCCCATGAACGCCGTCCGATACAGGACAAAACTGGAGGCGTTCTCCACGGAAATATGCAAGCGCTCGCAAAGACGAGCCAACGCTTCTTCCAGCGTGCTCTCTTCCTGCAAAATCTCTTCGATTCGCGCGTAAATGCTGCGATGCAGCCCGATGTTTTTGTCCACAGCCGCTTGAGGGGAGGTGGTGTAAGGGCCGTGCCCAGGCACGTAGCCTTTGTAATGGGTCTGCAGCAGTTTTTCCAGGCTGACGATTGTCTCATGCGCATCGACGAGAAATGGAAGCTTGTGCTTTTCCAAGAGTTCTTCGCCTAAATAACTGTCGGCGGCAAAACAGATGCCATCGCAGACGACGCCTGCTTGCTGCCAGCTGTGCCCCGGCAGGGAAAGGATAGAAAACGGCACACCGTCAATCTCGAACTCCCCCTCTACAGGAAGGAGGTGGTCCACCCGAGAAGCGTTTGCAAGAAGAAACTTGTTTTGCAAATCCGGGAGCGGGTCTGCTCCGAGATTCAAGTAGATCGGCTCCAGGATCGGATAGCGGATGATCGCCTCTTCCAGCGGCGGTGCGTACACCTGCGCTTCCGGCCAGCAGCCGAGCAGGTAAGCGTTGCCGCCGAAGTGGTCGGCATGAGCATGGGTTTGTACGATGGCGCTCAAGGGCTGGGCAATCGCGTCCAGCCCTTTCTTCAATTTTTTTGCGGTTTGCGTATCCAGGCCCGAGTCGATTAGAATCGCCCCGCGGGATCCCAGGACCAGACCAACGTTCACGTGACCGGGAAAATAGCCGACTCGCTCCGTCAACATTTCAAATGGATTGGCAGACAAAGACGTCCCTCATTTCAGCTTTTCCTATATAGTTTCTCCATAAATTTCCCCTTCCCTTCCCCCTCACCGTTTTCCCTGCCGCTGGCCTTCTACCGGGTAAAATGATCCACGCCGGACCAGGTCTGTTTTTTGCGTACAGCGCCTTCGCCAAGCGGCCCAATGACGATATACGGAGGACGCCTGCGCCTGATTCCGCTGAACATGTGCGTAGTCGCCGCAACAGCCGTAATGGTGATCAGCGAGAACACCATCCTCTCCAAGCCGATCGTATGCAGCGAACAAGCCACGATCATGCCGTCGATCAGAAAGATCAGCAGGCTCACGGGAATGGCAAACCGCCGGGCGAGAAACTGGGCGAGCAGGTCCGTTCCCCCTGTATTGGTTTCGTAGGCCAGCATCAATCCGATGCCTGTCCCGATCAACGCCCCTCCCGTCACTGCCGAGCTGGTGACGCTCCAGTGATTCCAGCTTCGCATCCCCGAGAAAATATCGATAAAGAAGGAAGAGATGAGCATCCCGTGAAAGCTGTGGAAAAACAGCCGGCGGTCATAAAAAAACGCCACGGCGTACACCGGAATGCTGACGCCGATCATCACGAGTCCTGGCGGCAGCTGCACGTAATAGCTCGCCAACAGGCCGATTCCGATCATGCCCCCGTCCATCAGCCGATGCGGCACGAGAAACAAATTGACGCCGACTGCCACGAGAATGCTTCCAGCCAGGATGGCGGCCGCTTTTGTCAGCCAGTACATCATCCTCCCCCCTTCCTTTGTCCCTTCCTTTGTCGCTCGTTTATGTGTATGATGCGAGGCAATTCGGTATGTCCAACCATCTGCAAGTATGCTCGGACGGGTCGGAACGTTTTGACTGTTCCGCAGACCTGTTGGTATACTATCCAATAACAAGGAACATGCGAATGTTTGCCTGATTTTGATCGTACATTGGAAATACCATTCTCTTTCATACGGAGGTGAATTCTCCTCCTTTCGCACGGCGGGAGGATGGGGGTATGCTTGGAGAGTCCGATAGGGGAGCTTACGCTGAATCTGCTGCTCGTGCTGTTTTTGGTATTATTGAACGGTTTCTTCGTCGCAGCAGAGTTCTCGTTGGTAAGAGTTCGCCAAACCCGTCTGACCCAGCTCGTTAGCGAAGGCAACCACAAGAGCGCCCGCTACGCGCAAAAAGTCACCCGGCAACTGGACGCCTACTTGTCCGCCTGCCAGCTCGGGATCACGCTGGCATCGCTCGGCTTGGGGTGGGTCGGCGAGCCTGCCATCGCCCATTATGTCGAACCCGTGATGGCATTTTTTCATTTTCCGTCTTATTTGGTCGGCCCGGTTTCGCTGGCCATTGCTTTTGCGATCATTACCTTTTTGCATATCGTGATCGGCGAGCTGGCGCCCAAATCGCTCGCCATTCAGAAACCAGAGGCGACCTCTCTGTGGACGGCAGGGCCGCTGCTGTTTTTTTTCAAGCTCAGCTATCCGCTGAACCGGCTGTTGAACGGTGCCGCCAATCTCTTTATCCGCCGGCTGGGGATCGAGCCCGCCTCTGAAAGCGATTTTGCCCATACGGAAGAAGAGATCCGCCTGCTCGTCAACCAAAGCCACAAGAGCGGCCATATCGACCAGACAGAGCTTGCCCTCGTAGACAACGTCTTTGCCTTTTCCGAACGCCTTGCCCGGGAAATCATGATTCCCCGGATCGACATGATCTGCCTGTACGATGACAATACGTTCGAGGAAAATCTGAGCATCATGAGAGAGTCGCGCCATTCCCGCTTCCCCGTGGCGCACGAGGACAAAGACCGGCTGATCGGCTTTGTCCACACCTCGGATTTTTACCTGTCTGCGTTGACCACGGGCCAAGCGGAGCTGAAGGACTTCCTGCGTCCGCTGCTGACGGTGCCGGAGTCCATGGAAATCAGCCACGTGCTTCGTCTGATGCAGAAGCGGCGCTCTCAACTGGCGATCGTCATCGACGAGTACGGCGGCACAGCCGGCCTGCTCACGATGGAAGACATCCTCGAAGAGATCGTCGGGGACATTCAGGACGAATTCGACGAGCATGAACGCCCTGAAATCGAGGAGAGCTCCCACAATGCCTGGTCCGTTTCCGGCAAGACGCTTTTGACAGAGCTCAGCGACTACATTACGATTGAGATCGTGTCCGATGAAGTCGACACAATTGCGGGGTGGCTGTACAGCCGGCTGAACGAGGAAGTGGGCAAAGGAAAAGCCGTCACGTTCCAAGGCTATCAGTTCACGATCAGCGAGCTGGAAAACCACCGGATCACCCGCGTGGACATAACGCAGATGGGGGAAGAAATCGATTCCCCCTCCATCTCTGAAGATACCGTGCTGTCGCACGCGCAATCTTCCTGACAAACCAACGTGCGAGTGTCCCCTGCGGCCGGGGGGCACTTCTTCTTTCCTTACTTACTATCAGCCTGAGGTGTCCTGATGAAACATGCCATTCTCGAAAACAAACCCATCCTGCTGAGGCCGGAGACGTACAATCGCATTCCGTTCTGGCGAATGGCAGCACGGCAGGATCAGGTGCGCTGTCCCGTCTGCGGATCGCCTCTGCGCCTGATCGCAGGCATTACGTTTGAGCCGTACTTCGCGCATCCACAGGCATCGGACGGACCGCCTTGCCCGGTCTCGTCACAGGAGGATGTCCTTTCTCCTGACTGGCTTCAGGCACAGGAAGAAGCAGCCGCTGCCAGCGCCGCTTCCGAGGCTGCTGTAGAGGACAAGCCTGCCGCAGACGAAGAAGCGGAGATGATCGGCTCTTTTCGCTTGCCGAAAAAGCGGAGCATCGCCAGCAGCGCGACATCTCCTTCCCCTGCTCCCAAACCGCCTGTTTTTCGCAAGCGCCTGACGCCCAAGAAGACGATCCAGCATCTTGCGGAAAAACAAAGTGAACCGCTGCATCCCGGCCAGCAGCGTGCCGTCCACACCACCGACGGGCCTCTTTTGATCCTGGCTGGCGCGGGCAGCGGCAAGACGCGCGTGATGGCGGCCCGCACGGCTCATCTGATCAAAGACATCGGCCTGTCGCCGAAACAGATCATGGTCGTCACCTTTACGACCAAGGCTGCGGAGGAAATTCGCCAGCGCATTGCCCGGCAGCTCCCGCCCAATCAAGCCCGAGAGCTGGTCGCCGGCACCTTCCACAGCATTTTTTACCGGATGCTCCTGCACCATCAGCCTGGCCGTTGGGACCAGCAGCGTCTCTTGAAAAAGGAGTGGCAAAAGTGGCGTCTCCTGCGGGAATCCGGCGTTCTCCTGGGACATGAGGAGCTGGCGGCTTTGAAGGAAAACGAGGCGCTCGACGCTCTCGGCGTGGTCAGCCGTTGGAAGAACGAATACATCCTCCCCCGCGAAGCTGCGCTGCGGGAAGCGGCAAGCGATGCAGAGAGACAGGCTCTGATGCTGTATCCGCTCTATGAGGAAGCAAAGAAAAAGCTCGGCTGGTTCGACTTCGACGACATGCTGATCGGCTGCTACGAGATGCTGCGGGAAGACGCGCAGCTGCTCAGCCGCTACCAGGAGAGAATCACCCATGTGATGATCGACGAGTTTCAGGACATCAACCGGATCCAGTACGAGACGGTCAAGCTGCTGGCCGCGCCGCAAAACAACCTGTGCGTCATCGGTGACGACGACCAGTCCATCTACGGGTTCCGCGGCAGCGATCCACGATACATACTGGGCTTTACCAAAGACTTTCCCGACGCCCAGACGATCACGCTGGAGGTC
Proteins encoded:
- a CDS encoding ImmA/IrrE family metallo-endopeptidase, which codes for MDLSLYKMTPLEEWIAEKYLAHSIFTPEDLDIHRIANIYGGEISYLPTKSHARWIDDGSNDFMIILDSRLDEPSAQSEFFHELCHPLRHVGDQQMLPKAFRDLQKTQASQFQLYAAIPFFMVLELDLPTYEKDVPMYWAHEFRVPLDLATRRFKQIKNRISQEEYSQRIATYLQSQYSKANPTNWSDETKGSF
- the xerC gene encoding tyrosine recombinase XerC; this encodes MASIEKRGANSWRLTVELGYGPNGERLRERKVIKVEDPALLKTTKKLREYLESEWLKFKMEVEAGEYISPEKMTLAGFVDEWREKYAKRELSAKTLENYLIQINNRIIPEFGHMRLDQIKPLHIVTFIKKLEEEGSRKDGKEGKLSSGMIEYIHRVLKNIFNRAVEWKVIKTSPMDGIKKPKVEQAEMSVYDEAEAHQLFLALEREKLMWRVMIALALTTGLRRGELLGLEWKNVDLEAGTIDVRQSLTYVKGIGYVVKEPKTKNSVRIVSIPPSLYHDLKALKVQTSKKRMQSEELWEGGDRFFVFSSWNGKPLYPSSVKTWWSRFTKRHKLKYIRFHDLRHTSATLLINKGVHAKIISERLGHANILTTMNIYGHALRSADQEAAKHFESLFDSQPKSKKA
- a CDS encoding phosphatidylglycerophosphatase A, with protein sequence MKKQVHSIEVRNAALSRLAERGVTVEDIAEIVYLMQSPYHPDLTMAPCIESVKAVLEKREMQHAILVGIELDTLAEKGLLSEPLQSIIASDEGLFGCDETLALGSVFGYGSIAVTTFGHLDKHKVGVIKRLDTKTAGGRVHTFLDDLVASVAANASSRMAHRMRDEQEAELARQEALGQQPAAELRIEGQDDKKAGQAG
- a CDS encoding alpha/beta hydrolase-fold protein → MALEEIVLDSRHLGTPEKLIVYTPERYSPLYSYPVLYVQDGDDYLAMGRMATLLDRMIREKELPDVLAVFIPVDKSKRQARYHPDGREHLAYRRFLAEEVVGYVDTHYSTETLGNARALIGESLGGVVSLFTALAYPHTFGQVACQSIAMDAELNRRVAETDFTVPLTVYLEIGTEETAVSSARGTLDLVAANEELRDILRTKMATLVYETFEGDHTWGHWQANLPRMLRSLFG
- a CDS encoding YjcG family protein; translation: MMYSIVVFPSSKVQEVANSYRKRYDPAYALIPPYIRLKEGFELDETQLPQLVSHLEQVASSTDSFTAQFHRVSTFHPTTNVIYLAIQNKEPFTELHQKIINQCVSEKETYAYVPHLTIGRDLSDDELRDVTGQLSMAKIDLTSEIDRFHLIYQLEDGIWSVYQTFLLKK
- a CDS encoding GNAT family N-acetyltransferase, encoding MNKTYLIQPVHSEKEMADALSVRRVVFIEEQEVPEDLEIDEHDAVDSGTIHFVAYDGDKPVGASRLRPYAPGVGKVERVAVTQTERGSGLGRLIMQAMEQTAREQQYQTLKLNAQTHAQRFYEKLGYQPHGDVFDEAGIEHIAMVKQL
- a CDS encoding PHP domain-containing protein produces the protein MKKQADLHTHTKASDGTCDPAENVRLAKEAGLIAVAITDHDTVGGVAAAMEAAAGSGVEVIPGVEVSSVGRGQDIHVLGYFVPYEDAAFQEKLVGLRETRHQRNQLLIARLQELGIPITLENVYRRKQGTDKNIGRPHIAEELIELGVVSSIDEAFAKYLGKGGAAYVNPPRIAPQEAITLIKEAGGAAVLAHPGLYDDDELVQELIAFGLDGIEVYHPDNDAGQRERYTAWANEHDLVMTGGSDFHGWRGEEPFHAMLGSHTAPLEAVERLREIAEERKAGRK
- a CDS encoding MBL fold metallo-hydrolase codes for the protein MSANPFEMLTERVGYFPGHVNVGLVLGSRGAILIDSGLDTQTAKKLKKGLDAIAQPLSAIVQTHAHADHFGGNAYLLGCWPEAQVYAPPLEEAIIRYPILEPIYLNLGADPLPDLQNKFLLANASRVDHLLPVEGEFEIDGVPFSILSLPGHSWQQAGVVCDGICFAADSYLGEELLEKHKLPFLVDAHETIVSLEKLLQTHYKGYVPGHGPYTTSPQAAVDKNIGLHRSIYARIEEILQEESTLEEALARLCERLHISVENASSFVLYRTAFMGYLAGLLKEQRVVYRFNQNKWLWKKA
- a CDS encoding YitT family protein; this translates as MMYWLTKAAAILAGSILVAVGVNLFLVPHRLMDGGMIGIGLLASYYVQLPPGLVMIGVSIPVYAVAFFYDRRLFFHSFHGMLISSFFIDIFSGMRSWNHWSVTSSAVTGGALIGTGIGLMLAYETNTGGTDLLAQFLARRFAIPVSLLIFLIDGMIVACSLHTIGLERMVFSLITITAVAATTHMFSGIRRRRPPYIVIGPLGEGAVRKKQTWSGVDHFTR
- a CDS encoding hemolysin family protein, with protein sequence MGVCLESPIGELTLNLLLVLFLVLLNGFFVAAEFSLVRVRQTRLTQLVSEGNHKSARYAQKVTRQLDAYLSACQLGITLASLGLGWVGEPAIAHYVEPVMAFFHFPSYLVGPVSLAIAFAIITFLHIVIGELAPKSLAIQKPEATSLWTAGPLLFFFKLSYPLNRLLNGAANLFIRRLGIEPASESDFAHTEEEIRLLVNQSHKSGHIDQTELALVDNVFAFSERLAREIMIPRIDMICLYDDNTFEENLSIMRESRHSRFPVAHEDKDRLIGFVHTSDFYLSALTTGQAELKDFLRPLLTVPESMEISHVLRLMQKRRSQLAIVIDEYGGTAGLLTMEDILEEIVGDIQDEFDEHERPEIEESSHNAWSVSGKTLLTELSDYITIEIVSDEVDTIAGWLYSRLNEEVGKGKAVTFQGYQFTISELENHRITRVDITQMGEEIDSPSISEDTVLSHAQSS